The proteins below are encoded in one region of Knoellia sp. S7-12:
- a CDS encoding phosphomannomutase/phosphoglucomutase, translated as MPPHNLSDFVKAYDVRGLVPEQLDVDVAWALGAAFAEVVVTRESNGSRPRGCVIGHDMRATSPELSKAFGAGVTSRGIDVTHIGLASTDGLYFASGHLDLAGAMFTASHNPAAYNGIKLCRPGARPVGQDSGLADVRDLAQELLDGTSELRHEDDGKTDEHDVLADYASFLRGLVDLTAIRPLKVVVDAGNGMGGHTVPAVLETQAGLPALPLEIIPLYFELDGTFPNHEANPLEPANLVDLQAAVLEHGADLGLAFDGDADRCFVVDERGEAVNPSAITALIATREVAREVAAGTPAGDVSIVHNVITSAQVPEVIAALGAKAVRTRVGHSFIKGEMARANAVFGGEHSAHYYFRDFWFADTGMLAAMHVLAALGEQSEPLSATMAAYTAYAASGEINSTVEDQAAKTLLVREWADGKGVEVDELDGLTLTHSAGEGDPMWWLNLRASNTEPLLRLNVEAADADTMAAIRDDVLSVVRGTARGIS; from the coding sequence GTGCCTCCCCACAACCTCTCTGACTTCGTCAAGGCCTATGACGTCCGGGGCCTCGTGCCAGAGCAGCTCGACGTCGATGTGGCCTGGGCCCTCGGCGCGGCATTCGCCGAGGTCGTCGTCACCCGAGAAAGTAACGGCAGCAGACCTCGTGGCTGCGTCATCGGCCACGACATGAGAGCCACGTCGCCGGAGCTGTCCAAGGCCTTTGGCGCCGGTGTGACGAGCCGCGGCATCGACGTCACCCACATCGGGCTGGCCAGCACCGACGGCCTCTACTTCGCGAGCGGCCACCTCGATCTCGCCGGTGCGATGTTCACCGCGAGCCACAACCCCGCGGCATACAACGGCATCAAGCTGTGCCGTCCGGGCGCCCGCCCGGTCGGGCAGGATTCCGGCCTCGCCGACGTGCGCGACCTCGCCCAGGAGCTGCTCGACGGCACCTCCGAGCTGCGCCACGAGGACGATGGCAAAACCGACGAACACGATGTCCTCGCCGACTACGCCAGCTTCCTGCGCGGGCTCGTCGACCTCACCGCCATCCGCCCGCTCAAGGTTGTTGTTGACGCGGGCAACGGCATGGGCGGCCACACGGTCCCCGCCGTTCTTGAAACCCAGGCCGGTCTGCCGGCCCTGCCGCTCGAGATCATCCCGCTCTACTTCGAGCTCGATGGCACCTTCCCCAACCACGAGGCCAACCCGCTCGAGCCTGCCAACCTCGTCGACCTGCAGGCAGCGGTGCTCGAACACGGCGCCGACCTGGGCCTGGCCTTCGACGGCGACGCCGATCGGTGCTTCGTGGTCGACGAGCGCGGCGAGGCGGTCAATCCCAGCGCGATCACGGCGCTCATCGCCACCCGCGAGGTCGCTCGTGAGGTCGCCGCAGGCACCCCCGCCGGCGATGTCTCGATCGTCCACAACGTCATCACTTCAGCGCAGGTCCCTGAGGTCATCGCCGCCCTCGGCGCCAAGGCCGTGCGGACCCGAGTCGGCCACTCGTTCATCAAGGGCGAGATGGCCCGCGCCAACGCGGTCTTCGGTGGCGAACACAGCGCCCACTACTACTTCCGTGACTTCTGGTTCGCCGACACCGGCATGCTCGCTGCGATGCATGTGCTCGCGGCCCTTGGTGAGCAGAGCGAACCGCTCAGCGCCACGATGGCGGCATACACGGCATACGCGGCTTCTGGCGAGATCAACTCGACCGTCGAGGACCAGGCCGCCAAGACTCTCCTCGTCCGAGAATGGGCCGACGGCAAGGGCGTCGAGGTCGACGAGCTCGACGGGCTCACGCTGACCCACAGTGCAGGAGAGGGCGACCCGATGTGGTGGCTCAACCTGCGTGCCTCCAACACCGAACCCCTGCTCCGACTCAATGTCGAGGCAGCCGATGCAGACACGATGGCCGCGATACGCGACGATGTCCTGAGCGTTGTACGAGGCACTGCGAGAGGAATCAGCTAA
- a CDS encoding excinuclease ABC subunit UvrA codes for MTADSHVADNHDLIRVQGARENNLKDISLEIPKRRLTVFTGVSGSGKSSLVFGTIAAESQRMINETYSAFVQGFMPSLARPEVDYLEGLTTAIIVDQERMGANPRSTVGTATDAYAMLRILYSRLGDPHVGPPTAYSFNVPTRKASGVMSTDKAGGRVEKAVVKDVVYLGGMCPRCEGMGHVSDIDRTALYDDSKTLSEGAITVPGYSMDGWYGRLFEGMGLPMDKPIATFSAKQLDTMLFAPPTKIKVEGINLTFEGIIPKIQKSMLSKDTEAMQPHVRRFVERAVTFQQCPECKGTRLTAEVLKSKIRGKSIAELSTMQISDLAAWVRELEEPSVAPLLAGLQHLLDSFTEIGLGYLSLDRPAGTLSGGEAQRTKMIRHLGSSLTDVTYVFDEPTIGLHPHDIAQMNGLLLRLRDKGNTVLVVEHKPETIAIADHVVDLGPKAGTGGGEIVFEGSIEDLRKSDTITGRHLDDRASLKDEVRPPTGKLEIRGASTHNLKDVDVDIPLGVLVAVTGVAGSGKSSLIHGSVDGRDGVVVIDQAAIKGSRRSNPATYTGLLEPIRKAFAKANGVKPALFSSNSEGACPTCNGAGVIFTELGVMATVESPCEECEGRRFQASVLEYELGGKNISEVLTMSMDEAETFFSGGEASIPAAHKILDRLVDVGLGYLTLGQPLTTLSGGERQRIKLASQMADKGEVYVLDEPTTGLHLADVENLLGLLDRLVDSGRSVIVIEHHQAVMAHADWIIDLGPGAGHDGGLVVFEGTPADLVGQVSKKAKGATLTGKHLAAYVS; via the coding sequence GTGACCGCCGATTCCCACGTTGCCGACAACCACGACCTCATCCGAGTGCAGGGTGCCCGAGAGAACAACCTCAAGGACATCAGCCTTGAGATCCCCAAGCGCCGGCTGACGGTCTTCACCGGCGTGTCGGGGTCCGGCAAGAGCTCGCTCGTCTTCGGCACCATCGCCGCCGAGTCGCAGCGGATGATCAATGAGACCTACAGCGCCTTCGTCCAGGGCTTCATGCCCTCGCTGGCCCGACCCGAGGTCGACTACCTCGAGGGCCTGACGACGGCGATCATCGTCGACCAGGAGCGGATGGGTGCCAACCCGCGCTCGACCGTCGGCACGGCCACCGACGCCTACGCGATGCTGCGCATTCTCTACAGCCGGCTCGGCGACCCCCACGTCGGTCCGCCCACGGCCTACAGCTTCAACGTTCCCACTCGCAAGGCGAGCGGAGTGATGTCCACCGACAAGGCCGGCGGTCGCGTCGAGAAGGCGGTCGTCAAGGACGTCGTCTACCTCGGCGGCATGTGCCCGCGGTGCGAGGGCATGGGCCACGTCAGCGACATCGACCGCACCGCTCTCTACGACGACTCCAAGACACTCAGCGAGGGTGCGATCACGGTGCCCGGCTACTCGATGGACGGCTGGTACGGCCGGCTGTTCGAGGGCATGGGGCTCCCGATGGACAAGCCCATCGCGACGTTCAGCGCCAAGCAGCTCGACACGATGCTCTTCGCGCCGCCGACCAAGATCAAGGTCGAGGGCATCAACCTCACCTTCGAGGGGATCATCCCCAAGATCCAGAAGTCGATGCTCTCCAAGGACACCGAGGCGATGCAGCCGCACGTGCGCCGCTTCGTCGAGCGGGCAGTGACCTTCCAGCAGTGCCCAGAGTGCAAGGGCACCCGCCTCACGGCCGAGGTCCTCAAGTCCAAGATCCGCGGCAAGAGCATCGCCGAGCTGAGCACCATGCAGATCAGCGACCTTGCTGCTTGGGTGCGCGAACTCGAGGAGCCCTCTGTGGCACCGCTGCTCGCCGGATTGCAGCACTTGCTCGACTCGTTCACCGAGATCGGATTGGGCTACCTGTCGCTCGACCGACCGGCGGGAACGCTGTCGGGTGGCGAGGCGCAGCGCACCAAGATGATCCGGCACCTCGGGTCCTCGCTCACGGACGTCACCTATGTGTTCGACGAGCCGACGATCGGACTGCACCCGCACGACATCGCCCAGATGAACGGACTGCTCCTGCGTCTGCGTGACAAGGGCAACACCGTCCTCGTCGTCGAGCACAAGCCCGAGACGATCGCCATCGCCGACCACGTGGTCGACCTTGGCCCCAAGGCCGGAACCGGGGGTGGCGAGATCGTCTTCGAGGGCTCCATCGAGGACCTCCGCAAGAGCGACACCATCACGGGTCGCCATCTCGACGACCGCGCTTCCCTCAAGGACGAGGTGCGCCCACCCACAGGCAAGCTCGAGATCCGCGGCGCCTCGACCCACAACCTCAAGGACGTGGACGTCGACATCCCGCTCGGCGTGTTGGTGGCCGTGACCGGAGTCGCCGGTTCAGGCAAGAGCTCCCTGATTCACGGCTCGGTCGATGGGCGTGACGGGGTCGTCGTCATCGACCAGGCCGCCATCAAGGGTTCGCGTCGCAGCAACCCCGCGACCTACACGGGTTTGCTCGAACCGATCCGCAAGGCGTTCGCCAAGGCCAATGGGGTCAAGCCGGCCCTCTTCAGCTCCAACTCCGAGGGTGCCTGCCCGACGTGCAACGGGGCGGGCGTCATCTTCACCGAGCTCGGCGTCATGGCAACCGTCGAATCTCCGTGCGAGGAGTGCGAGGGCCGACGTTTCCAGGCATCCGTCCTCGAGTACGAGCTCGGCGGCAAGAACATCTCGGAGGTGCTCACCATGTCGATGGACGAGGCCGAGACCTTCTTCAGCGGGGGCGAGGCGAGCATCCCTGCCGCCCACAAGATCCTCGACCGGCTCGTTGACGTCGGGCTCGGCTACCTCACGTTGGGGCAGCCACTCACGACCCTCTCAGGCGGCGAGCGCCAACGCATCAAGCTCGCGAGCCAGATGGCCGACAAGGGTGAGGTCTATGTCCTCGACGAGCCGACGACGGGGCTCCACCTCGCCGACGTCGAGAACCTCCTCGGGCTGCTCGACCGCCTTGTTGACTCGGGCCGGTCGGTCATCGTCATCGAGCACCACCAGGCCGTGATGGCCCACGCCGACTGGATCATCGACCTCGGACCGGGCGCAGGCCACGACGGCGGCTTGGTCGTCTTCGAGGGCACCCCGGCGGACCTCGTGGGCCAGGTATCGAAGAAGGCCAAGGGAGCGACGCTCACCGGCAAGCACCTGGCCGCCTACGTCAGCTGA
- a CDS encoding DUF3499 domain-containing protein has product MNASRKCTKTACSQLAVATLTYAYADRAVVLGPLATYAEPHSYDLCANHATRLTVPQGWEVVRLESDGYEPAPEIDDLVAVVDAVRERPSSRPTVASAVVSAMPAPVAGEHRRGHLRMLPGSGEG; this is encoded by the coding sequence GTGAACGCGTCCAGGAAGTGCACCAAGACTGCGTGCTCCCAGCTCGCGGTGGCCACCCTGACGTACGCGTATGCCGATCGCGCCGTCGTTCTTGGTCCGCTCGCCACCTATGCCGAGCCCCACTCCTACGACCTCTGTGCCAACCATGCGACGCGCCTCACGGTGCCGCAGGGCTGGGAGGTCGTCCGCCTCGAGTCCGACGGTTATGAGCCCGCGCCGGAGATCGATGACCTCGTTGCCGTCGTCGACGCGGTGCGCGAACGACCGAGCTCACGGCCCACGGTCGCGAGTGCCGTGGTCAGCGCCATGCCGGCGCCGGTCGCTGGCGAGCACCGTCGCGGCCACCTGCGCATGCTTCCCGGCAGCGGCGAAGGCTGA
- a CDS encoding metallopeptidase family protein — protein MAPTNPRSPSQAPRRDRRGRGVRGPLAWPPVPAMRSRRETFDDVVIDVAERARVYLGTRHADVEFAVEEVPPTDPAPWEEQAAAVGRLVPVGGTAGHRIVIYRRPVETRARDVGEIAAIVREVVAEQVAALLNVPPSEIQL, from the coding sequence GTGGCCCCCACCAACCCCCGATCCCCCTCGCAGGCACCTCGTCGCGACCGACGCGGCCGTGGTGTTCGCGGCCCCTTGGCGTGGCCGCCCGTGCCGGCGATGCGCTCTCGGCGCGAGACCTTCGACGACGTCGTGATCGACGTCGCGGAGCGTGCACGGGTCTATCTCGGGACGCGTCATGCCGACGTGGAGTTCGCCGTGGAGGAGGTCCCACCGACCGATCCGGCTCCCTGGGAGGAACAGGCCGCAGCGGTTGGACGGCTCGTGCCCGTCGGCGGCACCGCAGGACACCGGATCGTGATCTATCGCCGTCCGGTCGAGACCCGGGCGCGCGACGTCGGCGAGATCGCGGCCATCGTTCGTGAGGTCGTGGCCGAACAAGTGGCCGCCCTGCTCAACGTGCCGCCGTCCGAGATCCAGCTCTGA
- a CDS encoding DUF5719 family protein translates to MNRTRWTGPVRLALTAVVAGGLVTMATLSPAAEVVLSDARPAGATTLEPVVSAALSCPGPEFSGIPGVEDIDVPASLGAATAPDSVLGSSVKITGKGQLSVSSGKGTGDPTTERAQSTTVEDLADGQATDVVGTGALAPGLAAAQEWAVTRPEIRGLATVSCAGPGSDLWLLAGGGAAGRQERLILTNPGANEVTVDLQVLGSKGVVPAPTGSTVVPARGRVALLVDAITGAEASPAVRVRASGGSVRAVMSDIWLDGSVPAGAETTVPTAAPSTRQVIPAALMRAGGSIRIAVPDRQQAVVSARVIGANGPVPVPGGGVLRVPGQSTGELALAGLAQGAYAVEVTADVPIVASLFASWRVGKAPGDFIWAPSTAPTTGLLGGAYPKADSARRRIVNVVSTGGPAQVSVTWRAAGAWKTQSYDLGPDTSQSLEVADAEAVWVRRVSGSGEVRASVGALGESPVGQLASVAPLVDSVVTSSVSRAHPVS, encoded by the coding sequence ATGAACCGCACACGCTGGACCGGCCCGGTTCGACTGGCCCTCACGGCCGTGGTCGCCGGCGGGCTCGTGACGATGGCGACCCTCTCACCCGCGGCCGAGGTCGTGCTCTCCGACGCGCGCCCAGCCGGTGCCACCACGCTTGAGCCGGTGGTGTCAGCGGCGCTGTCCTGCCCCGGCCCCGAATTCAGCGGCATCCCTGGTGTCGAGGACATCGACGTGCCGGCCAGCCTGGGCGCCGCCACCGCACCGGACTCCGTCCTCGGGTCGTCCGTGAAGATCACGGGCAAGGGCCAGCTGAGTGTCAGCTCGGGCAAGGGCACCGGTGATCCGACCACCGAGCGCGCCCAATCCACCACCGTCGAGGACCTCGCCGACGGGCAGGCCACTGACGTCGTGGGGACCGGCGCCCTGGCACCCGGCTTGGCCGCCGCCCAGGAGTGGGCTGTCACACGCCCGGAGATTCGTGGTCTCGCCACGGTGTCCTGTGCCGGTCCCGGTTCCGACCTCTGGCTCCTGGCAGGCGGCGGTGCGGCGGGGCGCCAGGAGCGCCTCATCCTCACCAACCCTGGTGCCAATGAGGTCACGGTCGACCTCCAGGTCCTCGGCAGCAAGGGCGTCGTGCCTGCCCCGACCGGCAGCACGGTCGTCCCGGCTCGCGGCCGGGTCGCGCTCCTCGTCGACGCGATCACCGGCGCGGAGGCGTCACCAGCAGTCAGGGTGCGTGCCTCCGGAGGATCGGTGCGGGCGGTCATGAGTGACATCTGGCTCGATGGCTCAGTCCCCGCCGGCGCCGAGACGACGGTGCCGACGGCCGCTCCGTCCACTCGGCAGGTCATCCCGGCTGCGCTCATGCGCGCGGGAGGCTCCATCCGCATCGCCGTCCCCGATCGCCAGCAGGCGGTGGTCAGCGCGCGTGTCATCGGCGCCAACGGACCCGTGCCGGTGCCCGGTGGTGGTGTGCTGCGTGTCCCCGGCCAATCCACAGGGGAGCTCGCTCTCGCGGGACTTGCCCAGGGCGCCTATGCCGTCGAGGTCACCGCCGACGTCCCGATCGTTGCCTCGCTGTTCGCCTCGTGGAGGGTGGGCAAGGCGCCCGGAGACTTCATCTGGGCCCCATCGACGGCCCCCACGACGGGGTTGCTTGGCGGCGCCTATCCCAAGGCCGACAGCGCGCGGCGACGCATCGTCAACGTGGTCTCGACCGGAGGTCCGGCCCAGGTCTCGGTGACGTGGCGTGCGGCCGGAGCGTGGAAGACCCAGAGCTACGACCTGGGGCCGGACACGTCCCAGTCTCTCGAAGTCGCCGACGCCGAGGCGGTGTGGGTCCGTCGCGTGTCCGGCAGTGGTGAGGTCCGTGCATCCGTGGGCGCCCTCGGTGAGTCACCCGTTGGGCAGCTGGCTTCCGTGGCCCCGCTCGTGGACAGCGTCGTGACGTCGAGCGTGAGCCGAGCGCACCCCGTCTCCTGA
- a CDS encoding glycosyltransferase translates to MTLTTAAVLPPAPAPAPGPVVRAVVLTSGASGAGSGLRALLDAVAASEVSPESVVVLDTSASTTASAVADVVAAAQSPSFAVAHVKLDSGMPDRAAVTQWVQSSDLGDDDLVWLLPVGSIPEPRALGRLLAAHRRSPSVGLVGPKHVDATNPRTLRSVGINTTRSGRVVEDPPLGEPDQGQYDLRRDVLAVPLAGLLATAGLLRELGGWEPSFGDLGGDLDLGWRAQLSGHRVVVAPDARMRSVASLGLATATTGARRRAARRVALTRASWWTAPFLALWILVSSLAAGLGLLLLKRPHPAAVALADLGSLDPVRGVLSRMRNRGSGGLRHRDIGTLFVPASTIVRATLDRAHDALVAPATLADDGGADSDDRSLVSQGALHPGFLAVLASLTVVGAAGREIGGGLLNRFGSGVTGGELVTIRATSSSLWHAAFDGWHGAGLGGDGPASPALALLAVPTWIVEQLPGSADLTSPAGAVVGAVLVLALPLAALSAYVSARVLTSSQVVRAAAALAWATTGAAGASVAQGRLGALVALCLLPAVLAGLVLIARPSGTATGAFATALGAAALGAFAPPLLALVVLACLAVVIFGRPGSRRLALIPAVLAPLLLGPWLVDVVDNWTLAATGPGLSQWGPMTSEPLALALLHPGGPGSTPWWVGAVLIVAGLAGLVTSKSVRSVSTGAALLAVTSLAAVLASPHIDLTSGSAAGPTGTVTPWTGTFMLPLALALITSAVIGVDVLRHRTRGVAVTALALVGLMGAGALGWFGFGETLRTWSDPRPAVAVEQAAQELANRTVFVTPGANGAAYRIVGRETGSLARALPQSVANDAVIATDISQLLDGTRDDSGPRLAMHAIGFVAVAETAADEVPRRLDSAQGLSRLASRDGFDVWRVAALGNGADRPVAPSRLSIRNGDDFSLVATTGEHGATRTTVTARPGDVLTVAEPPAWASHASVEIDGRELTPVADSARPTYALPAGTHELTIDVDTELAWWRGLQGLALAVVAFLSIPFGTRASRRRR, encoded by the coding sequence ATGACGCTGACGACTGCCGCCGTGCTGCCACCTGCCCCCGCCCCAGCTCCCGGGCCGGTGGTGCGGGCTGTCGTCCTCACGTCGGGCGCCTCGGGCGCCGGCTCGGGCCTTCGGGCCCTCCTCGACGCGGTTGCCGCCTCTGAGGTGAGTCCGGAGAGCGTCGTCGTCCTCGACACGTCCGCGTCCACCACAGCTTCAGCGGTCGCCGATGTGGTCGCCGCCGCGCAGTCGCCCTCCTTCGCGGTGGCGCACGTCAAACTCGATTCGGGTATGCCGGATCGCGCGGCGGTCACGCAGTGGGTCCAGTCCTCCGACCTCGGCGATGACGACCTCGTGTGGCTTCTCCCGGTGGGCTCCATCCCGGAGCCGAGGGCGCTGGGGCGGCTCCTCGCGGCGCATCGACGCAGCCCGTCTGTCGGACTTGTCGGTCCCAAGCACGTGGACGCGACGAACCCGCGCACCCTTCGCTCGGTCGGCATCAACACGACCCGCAGTGGGCGAGTCGTCGAGGACCCGCCCTTGGGCGAGCCCGACCAGGGTCAGTACGACCTGAGACGCGACGTCCTCGCTGTCCCGCTCGCCGGCCTGCTGGCCACGGCTGGTCTGCTGCGCGAGCTCGGTGGGTGGGAGCCGTCCTTCGGCGACCTGGGCGGAGACCTCGACCTCGGCTGGCGCGCCCAGCTCAGCGGGCACCGCGTCGTCGTCGCTCCGGATGCGCGCATGAGATCTGTGGCCTCCTTGGGCCTGGCCACCGCCACGACCGGCGCCCGGCGGCGCGCCGCGCGACGCGTGGCGTTGACGCGGGCCTCATGGTGGACCGCACCCTTCCTCGCACTCTGGATCCTCGTGAGCTCCCTCGCCGCGGGACTGGGTCTGCTTCTCCTCAAGCGCCCTCACCCGGCCGCCGTGGCCTTGGCAGACCTCGGCTCGCTCGACCCCGTTCGAGGCGTTCTCAGCCGGATGCGCAACCGCGGCAGCGGGGGCCTGCGGCACCGGGACATCGGCACGCTTTTCGTCCCTGCGTCCACGATCGTTCGCGCCACCCTGGACCGAGCCCATGACGCGCTGGTCGCGCCGGCCACGCTGGCCGATGACGGAGGGGCCGACTCCGATGACCGTTCCCTCGTGTCCCAGGGAGCACTCCACCCGGGCTTTCTTGCGGTGCTCGCCTCCCTGACTGTCGTCGGTGCCGCCGGTCGCGAGATCGGTGGAGGGCTGCTGAACCGTTTCGGTTCCGGTGTCACTGGTGGCGAGTTGGTGACGATCCGGGCCACGTCCAGCAGCCTCTGGCACGCGGCGTTCGACGGGTGGCACGGTGCCGGTCTCGGCGGTGACGGGCCCGCCAGCCCCGCGCTCGCACTCCTGGCCGTCCCCACGTGGATCGTCGAGCAGCTTCCCGGCAGTGCAGACCTCACGTCCCCGGCAGGTGCGGTCGTGGGGGCGGTCCTTGTCCTCGCGCTGCCGCTTGCCGCTCTGTCGGCCTACGTGTCGGCTCGGGTGCTCACCTCGTCTCAAGTCGTCCGTGCTGCCGCGGCGCTGGCCTGGGCCACGACGGGCGCGGCGGGTGCCTCCGTGGCGCAGGGTCGGCTGGGCGCCCTCGTGGCTCTCTGCCTGCTGCCTGCCGTCCTCGCCGGCCTCGTCCTGATCGCCCGACCCAGCGGAACGGCGACGGGTGCCTTCGCCACGGCGCTGGGAGCCGCAGCACTGGGCGCCTTTGCTCCACCGTTGCTCGCCCTGGTCGTGCTCGCCTGTCTGGCTGTCGTGATCTTCGGTCGTCCCGGTTCGCGTCGTCTGGCCCTCATCCCAGCGGTTCTGGCGCCGCTGCTGCTCGGCCCGTGGCTCGTCGATGTCGTCGACAACTGGACGCTGGCGGCGACCGGACCCGGGCTGAGTCAGTGGGGCCCCATGACCAGCGAGCCACTCGCCCTCGCGCTCCTGCACCCGGGCGGTCCGGGCAGCACCCCTTGGTGGGTCGGAGCCGTGCTGATCGTCGCCGGCCTTGCGGGTCTTGTGACGTCCAAGTCGGTGCGGTCCGTGTCCACCGGCGCCGCACTGCTCGCAGTCACCTCCCTCGCGGCCGTGCTCGCCTCACCGCACATCGACCTCACGTCGGGATCCGCCGCTGGTCCCACCGGCACTGTCACGCCGTGGACCGGAACGTTCATGTTGCCGTTGGCGCTGGCCCTCATCACGTCGGCAGTCATCGGCGTCGACGTCCTTCGCCATCGCACCCGTGGTGTCGCCGTCACTGCTCTCGCCCTCGTGGGTCTCATGGGTGCCGGAGCCCTCGGCTGGTTCGGCTTCGGCGAGACGCTGCGGACGTGGTCCGACCCTCGGCCGGCTGTCGCGGTCGAACAGGCCGCCCAAGAACTCGCCAACCGCACCGTCTTCGTCACCCCCGGAGCCAACGGAGCGGCATACCGGATCGTCGGTCGCGAGACCGGATCCCTTGCACGCGCGCTCCCGCAGAGCGTGGCCAACGATGCCGTCATCGCCACGGACATCAGCCAGCTCCTCGACGGCACCCGAGACGATTCCGGGCCACGACTGGCCATGCACGCCATCGGGTTCGTCGCCGTCGCCGAGACCGCTGCTGACGAGGTGCCCCGACGTCTCGACTCGGCCCAGGGACTGTCGCGGCTCGCGAGTCGCGACGGATTCGATGTGTGGCGCGTCGCCGCCCTCGGCAACGGGGCAGACCGTCCCGTCGCGCCCAGTCGGCTCTCGATCCGCAATGGCGATGACTTCTCCCTCGTCGCGACCACGGGTGAGCACGGTGCCACCCGGACGACCGTGACGGCCCGCCCCGGTGACGTCCTCACGGTGGCCGAACCGCCCGCTTGGGCAAGCCACGCGAGCGTCGAGATCGATGGTCGCGAGCTGACCCCCGTCGCCGACAGTGCGCGACCGACCTATGCGTTGCCTGCCGGCACCCACGAACTGACGATCGACGTCGACACCGAGCTCGCATGGTGGCGCGGCCTGCAGGGCCTTGCCCTCGCCGTGGTCGCCTTCCTGTCCATCCCGTTCGGGACCCGCGCATCGAGGAGGCGACGATGA
- a CDS encoding WhiB family transcriptional regulator, which yields MHELTLIDAMVEEETQLSWQERSLCAQTDPEAFFPEKGGSTREAKKVCVGCDVRSECLEYALANDERFGIWGGLSERERRKLKKRAV from the coding sequence ATGCACGAGTTGACGTTGATCGACGCCATGGTTGAAGAGGAGACTCAACTCTCCTGGCAGGAGCGCAGCCTGTGCGCACAGACGGATCCCGAGGCGTTCTTCCCCGAGAAGGGCGGCTCCACCCGCGAGGCCAAGAAGGTCTGCGTTGGGTGCGACGTCCGGTCTGAGTGCCTGGAGTACGCACTGGCCAACGACGAGCGCTTCGGCATCTGGGGTGGACTGTCCGAGCGTGAGCGTCGCAAGTTGAAGAAGCGCGCGGTCTGA
- the cofD gene encoding 2-phospho-L-lactate transferase — translation MRITALAGGVGGARFLRGLRAHLDVVAPESELTVIANTGDDISLFGLRVCPDIDTLLYTLGGGVNDDQGWGRAEESTRVQGELAAYGAVPQWFTLGDLDLGTHIVRSQWLAQGQTASAVTARLAERWGLPDQRITLLPMTDTPVETHVVLDERDTQRAVHFQEWWVRLRAEVPASRFVVAGLDRAAAAPGVLDALRDADVIVLPPSNPVVSIGIILGVPGVRDALRGSTAPVVGVSPLISGRPVRGHADACLSAIGVESTSAAVAGLYADFLDGWLVDPADASVKVRGVETAVHDGPLLMTDVPATAAMAASLLALAERVRA, via the coding sequence ATGCGAATCACAGCCCTCGCGGGCGGCGTCGGCGGAGCGAGGTTCCTGAGGGGTCTGCGGGCCCATCTCGACGTCGTGGCACCGGAATCCGAGCTCACCGTCATCGCCAACACCGGTGACGACATCAGCCTCTTCGGACTGCGCGTGTGTCCCGACATCGACACGCTGCTCTACACACTGGGTGGCGGGGTCAACGACGATCAGGGGTGGGGCCGCGCTGAGGAATCGACGCGCGTGCAGGGCGAACTCGCGGCATATGGAGCGGTTCCCCAGTGGTTCACCCTGGGTGATCTTGATCTCGGCACCCACATCGTGCGCTCGCAGTGGCTGGCGCAGGGGCAGACGGCGTCAGCCGTGACTGCTCGCCTGGCGGAGCGGTGGGGACTGCCGGATCAACGGATCACGCTGCTGCCGATGACGGACACTCCGGTCGAGACGCACGTCGTGCTCGACGAGCGCGACACCCAGCGAGCCGTCCACTTCCAGGAGTGGTGGGTGCGGTTGCGCGCAGAGGTTCCGGCGTCTCGGTTCGTCGTGGCGGGACTGGATCGGGCCGCTGCAGCGCCGGGCGTGCTGGATGCGCTGCGTGACGCCGACGTCATCGTGCTGCCGCCGTCGAACCCGGTGGTGTCCATCGGGATCATCCTCGGGGTGCCGGGAGTGCGTGATGCGTTGCGCGGCTCCACGGCTCCCGTCGTGGGGGTCTCGCCGCTCATCTCCGGTCGGCCGGTGCGCGGGCACGCCGACGCCTGCCTGTCCGCGATCGGGGTCGAGTCGACCTCGGCTGCCGTCGCTGGGCTCTATGCCGACTTCCTCGACGGCTGGCTCGTCGACCCCGCCGACGCGTCGGTGAAGGTGCGCGGCGTCGAGACGGCTGTCCACGATGGACCGTTGCTCATGACCGACGTCCCGGCGACTGCCGCGATGGCTGCCAGCCTGCTCGCGCTCGCCGAGCGCGTCCGTGCGTGA